A portion of the Anabas testudineus chromosome 22, fAnaTes1.2, whole genome shotgun sequence genome contains these proteins:
- the LOC113148108 gene encoding NAD(P) transhydrogenase, mitochondrial-like: MASLLRIVAASCSAPVFSGVSSVKLQSGRGIRSSCLRFFRTHQALGRCASPGIPYKQLTVGVPKEIFQNERRVALSPAGVQALIKQGFNVIVESGAGEPSKFPDEQYAQAGATIKEVKDVLASDVVVKVRAPTFNPALGVHEVEMMKEAATLISFIYPAQYPELMDMLSQKKATVLAMDQVPRVTIAQGFDALSSMANIAGYKAVVLAANSFGRFFTGQITAAGKVPPAKVLIIGGGVAGLAAAGSARAMGAIVRGFDTRAAALEQFKSLGAEPLEVNIKESGEGQGGYAKEMSKEFLEAEMKLFAKQCQDVDIVISTALIPGKRAPILITKPMVESMKDGSVVVDLAAEAGGNIETTVPGELSVHKGVTHIGYTDLPSRLPTQSSTLYSNNITKLLRAISPDKDNFYFDVKDTFDYGTMDHVVRGSIVMQNGKNLFPAPQPNNLPTAAPPKSKTVQELEAQKASQISPFKATLTTASMYTGGLATLLGLGLSAPNAAFTQMVTTFGLAGIVGYHTVWGVTPALHSPLMSVTNAISGLTAVGGLSLMGGSYIPTSTAETLAVLAAFISSVNIAGGFLVTKKMLDMFKRPTDPPEYSYLYLLPSGVFVGGYAAALHAGYNIEQMMYLGSGLCCVGALAGLSNQTTARVGNALGMMGVAGGLAATLGILKPSPELLAQMSAAMAVGGTAGLAIAKKIQITDLPQLVAAFHSLVGLAAVLTCVAEYMIEYPHFATDPAANLTKIIAYLGTYIGGITFSGSLVAYGKLQGLLNSAPLMLPARHALNASLMAASVGGIIPYMLDPSYTTGLTCLGSVSALSAVMGVTLTAAIGGADMPVVITVLNSYSGWALCAEGFLLNNNLLTIVGALIGSSGAILSYIMCVAMNRSLANVILGGYGTSSTGTGKPMEITGTHTEVNIDQTVDMIKEAQNIIITPGYGLCAAKAQYPIAELVKILGDAGKKVRFGIHPVAGRMPGQLNVLLAEAGVPYDIVLEMEEINEDFPETDLVLVIGANDTVNSASQEDPNSIIAGMPVLEVWKSKQVIVMKRSLGVGYAAVDNPIFYKPNTAMLLGDAKKTCDALQAKVRESLNQ, translated from the exons ATGGCGAGCCTTCTACGCATTGTCGCGGCCAGCTGCTCAGCCCCTGTGTTCAGCGGGGTTTCCAGTGTGAAGTTGCAGAGTGGCCGAGGTATCAGATCCTCGTGTTTACGCTTTTTCAGGACCCATCAAGCTCTTGGAAGATGTGCTAGTCCAG GTATTCCATACAAACAACTCACAGTCGGTGTTCCCAAAGAAATTTTCCAGAACGAACGTCGTGTGGCACTGTCTCCTGCTGGTGTCCAAGCACTTATCAAGCAGGGCTTTAATGTCATTGTGGAGTCTGGAGCTGGAGAGCCTTCAAAGTTCCCCGATGAGCAGTACGCCCAGGCTGGAGCAACAATCAAAGAAGTTAAAGATGTTTTGGCATCTGATGTGGTGGTTAAG GTACGGGCTCCCACTTTCAACCCAGCCCTGGGTGTCCATGAGGTGGAGATGATGAAGGAGGCAGCCACTTTAATCAGCTTCATCTACCCAGCTCAGTACCCTGAGCTGATGGATATGTTATCCCAGAAGAAAGCCACCGTCCTGGCTATGGACCAGGTTCCCCGAGTCACCATCGCCCAGGGTtttgatgcactgagctccATGGCAAACATTGCAGG GTACAAAGCAGTTGTGCTGGCAGCTAACAGCTTTGGTCGCTTTTTCACCGGTCAAAtcacagcagctggaaaagTCCCACCTGCAAAG GTTCTGATCATTGGAGGTGGTGTAGCTGGCTTGGCAGCAGCTGGTTCTGCCAGGGCCATGGGAGCCATTGTCAGAGGATTTGATACCAG agctgcagctttggAGCAGTTCAAATCTCTGGGTGCAGAGCCGCTAGAGGTGAACATTAAGGAGTCAGGAGAGGGTCAGGGAGGCTACGCCAAGGAAATGTCTAAGGAGTTCTTAGAGGCAGAGATGAAGCTGTTTGCCAAACAGTGTCAGGATGTGGATATTGTCATCAGCACTGCTCTTATCCCTG GTAAGCGAGCACCCATCTTGATCACCAAACCAATGGTAGAGAGCATGAAAGATGGGTCTGTGGTGGTGGACTTAGCGGCTGAGGCTGGAGGAAACATTGAGACCACAGTACCTGGAGAGCTGTCAGTACACAAG ggaGTAACCCATATCGGCTACACAGACCTGCCCAGCCGTTTGCCAACGCAGTCCAGCACTCTGTACTCCAACAACATCACTAAACTGTTGCGAGCAATCAGCCCTGACAAAGACAACTTCTATTTCGATGTCAAGGACACGTTTGACTACGGAACCATGGATCACGTTGTCAGAGGAAGTATTGTCATGCAG AATGGAAAGAACCTGTTCCCCGCTCCTCAGCCTAACAATTTGCCAACAGCAGCACCTCCCAAGTCCAAGACTGTCCAGGAACTGGAGGCACAGAAGGCTTCACAGATTTCCCCCTTCAAGGCCACACTCACCACTGCCAGCATGTACACTGGAG GCTTAGCCACCTTGTTGGGTCTGGGTTTGTCAGCTCCTAACGCTGCCTTCACTCAGATGGTCACCACCTTTGGTCTGGCTGGCATCGTTGGATACCACACAGTGTGGGGGGTTACTCCTGCTCTACATTCTCCACTCATGTCGGTCACCAACGCCATCTCAG GTCTGACAGCTGTGGGTGGTCTGTCCCTGATGGGAGGCAGCTACATCCCAACATCTACTGCTGAGACACTGGCTGTGCTTGCTGCGTTCATCTCCTCGGTCAACATTGCTG GTGGTTTCCTGGTGACTAAGAAGATGTTGGACATGTTCAAGCGTCCCACTGATCCACCCGAGTACAGCTACCTCTATCTGCTCCCTAGTGGTGTCTTCGTTGGAGGCTATGCCGCTGCTCTGCATGCTGGATACAACATTGAACAG ATGATGTACTTGGGCTCAGGACTGTGTTGTGTCGGTGCCCTGGCTGGCCTTTCCAACCAGACCACAGCTCGTGTGGGTAATGCTTTGGGTATGATGGGAGTCGCAGGTGGGCTCGCTGCCACTCTGGGCATCCTTAAACCGAGTCCTGAGCTCCTAGCACAGATGAGTGCAGCGATGGCTGTAGGTGGCACTGCtg GTCTGGCCATTGCTAAGAAGATCCAGATTACTGACTTGCCGCAGCTGGTGGCTGCCTTCCACAGCTTGGTGGGGCTGGCTGCCGTGCTCACCTGTGTGGCTGAATACATGATCGAGTACCCTCACTTTGCCACAGATCCTGCAGCCAACCTCACTAAGATAATTGCATATCTCGGCACCTACATCGGTGGCATCACTTTCAGCGGCTCTTTGGTGGCGTACGGAAAGCTGCAAG GTCTGCTGAACAGTGCTCCTCTCATGCTCCCTGCTCGTCATGCCCTGAACGCCAGTCTTATGGCTGCTAGTGTCGGTGGGATAATTCCCTACATGCTGGATCCCAGCTACACCACAGGCCTCACCTGTCTTGgatctgtctctgctctctccgCTGTCATG GGCGTAACCTTGACAGCAGCTATTGGAGGCGCTGACATGCCAGTGGTAATCACCGTACTGAACAGTTACTCCGGCTGGGCCCTGTGTGCTGAGGGTTTTCTGCTCAATAACAATCTGCTGACCATTGTCGGAGCTCTTATCGGGTCGTCTGGAGCCATTCTCTCGTATATTATGTGTGTG GCTATGAACCGTTCACTTGCTAATGTGATCTTGGGAGGTTACGGCACATCTTCCACTGGTACAGGAAAGCCTATGGAAatcacagggacacacacagaggttaaTATAGATCAGACTGTTGACATGATTAAAGAGGCCCAGAACATAATCATCACTCCAG GTTATGGGCTGTGTGCTGCAAAGGCCCAGTACCCCATTGCTGAACTGGTGAAGATCCTAGGAGATGCTGGGAAGAAAGTCAG GTTTGGTATTCACCCAGTGGCTGGTCGTATGCCTGGTCAGCTCAACGTGCTGTTGGCTGAAGCTGGTGTGCCATATGATATTGTACTGGAAATGGAGGAGATTAACGAGGATTTCCCTG AGACTGACCTGGTCCTGGTGATCGGTGCTAATGACACAGTGAACTCTGCTTCCCAGGAAGACCCTAACTCTATCATTGCTGGTATGCCTGTTCTGGAGGTCTGGAAGTCTAAGCAG GTGATTGTGATGAAACGTTCCCTGGGCGTGGGATACGCAGCTGTTGACAACCCCATCTTCTACAAACCCAACACCGCAATGTTGCTAGGAGACGCCAAGAAGACTTGTGATGCTCTGCAAGCCAAGGTCCGCGAGTCCCTGAACCAGTAA